The following coding sequences are from one Geothrix sp. window:
- a CDS encoding PEP/pyruvate-binding domain-containing protein, protein MKLIHDFTELLADPLPPAELGGKARGLLELLTWGLPVPPGAVLPASAFRRFLAETGIAATTPGEGASPAEVCDHWRGLILAAAPPPWLDGAVRAWVSAHPGQSWAVRSSAIQEDLPGHSFAGQYSSFLHQVTVEQITRSILACWASLYNPGAVSYCQERGLPLESSAMAVILQRMVRADHSGVLFTVDPIGGRDTVMLVEAVHGLGESLVQGRVTPDCYRFDWFAGREVERSVARKEWKVACADGGGVMEGRLDPKLAEAPVLSPEALGQLCGAALDIQRRSGYPVDIEWAFAEGTLHILQSRPETRIHVRDLEGEWTTADFKDGGVSSTVCTPFMWALYDLVWERAMPEYLRSVRMIDAVEGIVWGDMFFGRPYWNVGIIKTCLERLPGFTERHFDADLGIEPAYAGEGRTSRLGLGSLWRALRVVLALKRSFQAELEACEAFRARQLARLRELDGLDLHSLDEQAFFAFYWTFIEQDFFRSEYAYFHLIFNNSNFQSLYKGELQKQGADILLLLSGLQELSHLQPNYRLWELSRQLRTSPGACAYWRDTPLLRISEALRSGEPGPGFEELRAHIEAFKFHSTRELDIRVPRLDEDPSQVLSSLRQLIDLDDAHSPQDHTAAQSLAAEQERQRFIESLPPWKRKASARKIERMRRFLWWREEYRDLSTRHYHLVRKVTLHLAGRLLEGGWLATAEDVFFLDLADLFGLLDGRATRTDVKERIRLHRAYYDSFRNFQNPDELGRGRDFQPGGMSRQAGEGALTGLPCSPGQAEGPARLIADIFEADRLAQGDILLTRYTDPGWTPCFGLIAGVATETGGLLSHAAVISREYGIPAVLAVKGLLSAAAGAQRASLDGHAGQVRFDEGGPR, encoded by the coding sequence ATGAAGCTCATTCATGACTTCACGGAACTCCTGGCCGACCCCCTGCCACCTGCGGAGCTCGGCGGGAAGGCCAGGGGTCTGCTGGAGCTGCTGACCTGGGGCTTGCCCGTCCCCCCCGGCGCCGTCCTTCCGGCCTCCGCCTTCCGGCGGTTCCTGGCTGAGACCGGAATCGCCGCCACGACCCCGGGCGAAGGGGCGTCCCCGGCGGAGGTCTGCGATCACTGGCGGGGGCTCATCCTGGCGGCCGCGCCTCCACCCTGGCTCGACGGGGCGGTCCGGGCCTGGGTGTCGGCCCATCCTGGGCAGAGCTGGGCCGTCCGTTCCAGCGCCATCCAGGAGGACCTGCCCGGGCATTCCTTCGCCGGCCAGTACTCCAGCTTCCTGCACCAGGTCACGGTCGAGCAGATCACCCGGTCCATCCTGGCCTGCTGGGCCTCCCTGTACAACCCGGGCGCCGTGAGCTACTGCCAGGAACGGGGACTCCCGCTGGAATCCTCGGCCATGGCCGTCATCCTCCAGCGCATGGTGCGGGCGGACCACAGCGGCGTGCTGTTCACGGTCGATCCCATCGGCGGCAGAGACACGGTGATGCTCGTGGAAGCCGTCCACGGCCTCGGCGAGAGCCTCGTCCAGGGCCGGGTGACCCCGGATTGCTACCGCTTCGACTGGTTCGCGGGCCGGGAGGTCGAGCGGAGCGTGGCCCGCAAGGAATGGAAGGTGGCCTGCGCAGACGGTGGGGGCGTCATGGAAGGGCGCCTCGATCCGAAGCTGGCGGAGGCTCCCGTGCTGTCCCCAGAGGCGCTGGGCCAGCTCTGCGGCGCGGCCCTCGACATCCAGCGCCGCAGCGGCTACCCGGTGGACATCGAGTGGGCCTTCGCCGAGGGGACCCTCCACATCCTGCAGAGCCGGCCCGAGACGCGCATCCACGTCCGCGACCTGGAAGGCGAGTGGACCACGGCGGACTTCAAGGACGGGGGCGTGTCCTCCACGGTCTGCACGCCCTTCATGTGGGCCCTCTACGACCTGGTCTGGGAACGGGCCATGCCCGAATACCTGCGCTCCGTGCGAATGATCGATGCCGTGGAAGGGATCGTCTGGGGGGACATGTTCTTCGGGCGGCCCTACTGGAACGTCGGCATCATCAAGACCTGCCTCGAGCGCCTGCCCGGCTTCACGGAGCGCCACTTCGATGCGGACCTGGGCATCGAGCCGGCCTACGCGGGAGAGGGACGCACCTCCCGGCTGGGCCTTGGCAGCCTGTGGCGGGCCCTCCGGGTCGTCCTGGCGCTGAAGCGCTCATTCCAGGCCGAACTGGAAGCCTGTGAGGCCTTCCGAGCCCGGCAGCTGGCGAGGCTGCGGGAGCTGGACGGCCTGGACCTGCACAGCCTGGACGAGCAGGCCTTCTTCGCCTTCTACTGGACCTTCATCGAGCAGGACTTCTTCCGCAGCGAGTACGCCTACTTCCACCTCATCTTCAACAACAGCAACTTCCAGAGCCTGTACAAGGGCGAGCTGCAGAAGCAGGGCGCCGACATCCTCCTGCTCCTGTCGGGCCTGCAGGAACTCTCCCACCTCCAGCCGAACTACCGGCTGTGGGAGCTCTCGCGACAGCTGCGGACCTCCCCCGGCGCCTGCGCCTATTGGCGGGACACCCCCCTCCTCCGCATTTCCGAAGCCCTGCGCTCCGGTGAGCCGGGCCCGGGCTTCGAGGAACTGCGCGCCCACATCGAAGCCTTCAAGTTCCATTCGACCCGGGAGCTGGACATCCGGGTGCCCCGGCTGGACGAGGACCCCTCCCAGGTCCTCTCCAGCCTCCGGCAGCTCATCGACCTCGACGACGCCCACTCGCCGCAGGACCACACGGCCGCCCAGTCCCTGGCGGCGGAACAGGAGCGGCAGCGCTTCATCGAGTCCCTGCCGCCCTGGAAACGGAAGGCCTCGGCGCGGAAGATCGAGCGCATGCGCCGCTTCCTCTGGTGGCGGGAGGAATACCGCGACCTGTCCACCCGGCACTACCACCTCGTCCGGAAGGTCACGCTGCACCTGGCCGGACGGCTCCTGGAAGGGGGCTGGCTGGCCACCGCCGAGGATGTCTTCTTCCTCGACCTGGCGGACCTGTTCGGCCTCCTGGACGGGCGCGCGACCCGAACGGACGTCAAGGAACGCATCCGCCTCCACCGCGCCTACTACGACTCCTTCCGGAACTTCCAGAACCCGGATGAGCTGGGCCGGGGTCGGGACTTTCAGCCCGGCGGGATGAGCCGGCAGGCCGGTGAGGGCGCCCTCACCGGCCTGCCCTGCAGCCCCGGCCAGGCCGAAGGCCCCGCCCGCCTCATCGCCGACATCTTCGAGGCGGACCGCCTCGCCCAGGGCGACATCCTCCTCACCCGGTACACCGACCCGGGCTGGACCCCCTGCTTCGGCCTCATCGCCGGGGTGGCGACGGAGACCGGCGGCCTGCTCTCCCACGCGGCCGTGATCTCCCGGGAGTACGGCATCCCGGCGGTGCTGGCGGTGAAGGGCCTGCTGTCTGCGGCGGCCGGCGCCCAGCGCGCCAGCCTCGATGGGCACGCGGGGCAGGTCCGCTTCGATGAGGGGGGACCGCGATGA
- a CDS encoding UbiA family prenyltransferase: protein MTPSPRRLWLYLSTTYPPLLTAPFAAISYLALAWSLLAARGLPPRLGRATLAGILGTFLFLLFLRVSDELKDSESDKIHFPERLLPSGRITPGDLWLLWWVALAGLIGVQLLVPRLNGYYLALLIYGLLMFRYFFLPRLITSHLFLALLSHNPSAFLLQLCALGWLGADPGLPSPFVARRGDLLICLLFYLPALLWELSRKLRRPSEETQYQTYSSLLGPRRAALLTLTVALGMLGLVVALGPRLGTSILALAAQMAAFLLFAGALLRFIIQPEADGPKLGMVGQAYAIAFYAIAFCDLALRGPRAGGMG, encoded by the coding sequence ATGACCCCTTCCCCGAGGCGCCTGTGGCTCTACCTGTCCACCACCTACCCGCCCCTGCTCACGGCGCCCTTCGCGGCCATCAGCTACCTCGCCCTGGCCTGGTCCCTGCTCGCCGCCCGGGGCCTCCCGCCCCGCCTGGGACGAGCCACCCTGGCGGGCATTCTCGGGACCTTCCTCTTCCTGCTCTTCCTGCGCGTCTCGGACGAGCTCAAGGATTCCGAATCCGACAAGATCCACTTCCCGGAACGCCTCCTGCCTTCGGGGCGGATCACTCCGGGCGACCTGTGGCTCCTGTGGTGGGTGGCGCTCGCGGGGCTGATCGGCGTCCAGCTGCTCGTCCCCCGGCTCAACGGGTACTACCTCGCCCTGCTCATCTACGGCCTGCTGATGTTCAGGTACTTCTTCCTGCCCCGGCTCATCACCAGCCATCTGTTCCTGGCCCTCCTGAGCCACAATCCGTCGGCCTTCCTGCTGCAGCTCTGCGCGCTGGGATGGCTGGGCGCGGACCCGGGGTTGCCATCCCCCTTCGTGGCCCGGCGCGGGGACCTCCTGATCTGCCTGCTCTTCTACCTGCCGGCGCTCCTGTGGGAGCTTTCGCGGAAGCTCCGCCGGCCCTCCGAGGAAACGCAGTACCAGACCTATTCGTCGCTGCTCGGTCCCCGCCGCGCAGCGCTCCTGACCCTGACCGTGGCCCTGGGCATGCTGGGTCTGGTGGTGGCCTTGGGCCCGCGCCTCGGCACCTCGATCCTGGCCCTGGCGGCGCAGATGGCGGCCTTCCTCCTGTTCGCCGGCGCCCTCCTGCGCTTCATCATCCAGCCGGAAGCCGATGGCCCGAAGCTCGGCATGGTCGGGCAGGCCTACGCCATCGCCTTCTACGCCATCGCCTTCTGCGACCTGGCCCTGCGCGGACCCCGCGCCGGCGGGATGGGGTAG
- a CDS encoding PEP/pyruvate-binding domain-containing protein — protein MDWRLLDPRDELRVEACGGKALGLARLGAAGLPVPDWFCLSADTFRRALGPALGDFHAGLAAASPEDRSGLEALCARGRAAVDALVLPPDALRGAALEHLPGADLFAVRSSACVEDSPEASFAGQLQSFLCVPAEGLEQAVLACWRSYFSAGAARYRLHHGLGAAAPGMAVILQRMVEAQVSGIAFSVSPDGNLGELLLSATYGLGPGVVSGEFETDLIRIDRRSGAIRSTQAVKAERLVKDAAAGRGLRREPVPEALRRAPCLGPEQVAELAGLCLRAERALGDWVDLEWAFDTRFHLLQARPITALPAGEIHLLDNSNIVESYPGISAPLTFAFVQQAYARIFRNFALRLGLRAAELDRSAAHLDQMVVHFQGRIYYSLENWYALFSLLPFASRFIPIWEGMLGIRAAEGAPGGPGLATRLLAGPRALRIGLRLLGEFLRLRRSMAALLARFEALKSNFDARLQTASRGGLDALRSLYDDLGARMVDGWELTLINDGFAFLFTALAQWSLRRLLPPEAALEAFNGLLCGLAGMASLQPAREAIRLGERLQDHPGLLAAALAAAEARLDRLPADAATSPEEASAIADFNTALADYLQRCGSRTFEELKLERPSHAEAPWLLLRQVAACASQGLRAADMEAREAAIRARAEGLLASAGPRPVTRVVFSFCLARAKASILHREASRLKRGEFYRMVRRIFLAAGERLAQEGLLHQVDDIFYLTVDEAFGAATLGATALEAKVATRRAEQSAQAALSPPERIVWKGSLAEAERVLATTLGEPGSGAGDAAGFTLSGLGCAPGQVSGGALVVADPGTVTDARGKVLVARMTDPGWVFLMLQARGLIVEKGSLLSHTAIIGRELGLPTLVGVTDAARRIRSGDQLSLDSGRGTVTVRRG, from the coding sequence GTGGACTGGCGCCTGCTCGACCCCCGCGACGAGCTTCGCGTGGAGGCCTGCGGGGGCAAGGCCCTGGGGCTGGCGAGGCTCGGAGCCGCGGGCCTGCCCGTACCCGACTGGTTCTGCCTTTCCGCCGACACCTTCCGGCGCGCCCTGGGGCCCGCCCTCGGGGACTTCCATGCCGGACTGGCCGCCGCGTCGCCGGAGGACCGATCGGGCCTGGAGGCCCTCTGCGCGCGCGGGCGAGCCGCGGTGGATGCGCTGGTCCTGCCGCCGGACGCCCTCCGCGGCGCGGCCCTGGAGCACCTGCCGGGAGCGGACCTGTTCGCGGTACGCTCCTCGGCCTGCGTGGAGGATTCTCCCGAAGCCAGCTTTGCCGGCCAGCTGCAGTCCTTCCTCTGCGTCCCGGCCGAGGGCCTGGAGCAGGCCGTCCTGGCCTGCTGGCGGAGCTACTTCAGCGCCGGCGCCGCGAGGTACCGGCTCCATCACGGCCTCGGGGCTGCGGCCCCCGGCATGGCGGTCATCCTCCAGCGCATGGTGGAAGCGCAGGTCTCGGGCATCGCCTTCTCCGTCAGCCCCGACGGCAACCTGGGGGAGCTGCTCCTGAGCGCCACCTACGGCCTCGGTCCCGGGGTCGTCTCGGGGGAGTTCGAGACGGACCTCATCCGGATCGACCGGCGGAGCGGCGCGATCCGGTCCACCCAAGCCGTGAAGGCCGAGCGCCTCGTGAAGGACGCCGCCGCGGGCCGGGGCCTGCGCCGGGAGCCGGTGCCGGAGGCACTGCGCCGGGCGCCCTGCCTGGGCCCGGAGCAGGTGGCTGAGCTGGCCGGTCTCTGCCTGCGGGCCGAGCGGGCCCTGGGGGACTGGGTGGACCTGGAGTGGGCCTTCGACACCCGGTTCCACCTGCTGCAGGCCCGGCCCATCACCGCCCTGCCCGCGGGGGAGATCCACCTCCTGGACAACAGCAACATCGTCGAGAGCTATCCCGGGATCTCCGCGCCGCTCACCTTCGCCTTCGTCCAGCAGGCCTACGCGCGCATCTTCCGCAACTTCGCCCTCCGACTGGGCCTCCGGGCGGCGGAGCTGGACCGCAGCGCCGCCCACCTGGACCAGATGGTCGTCCACTTCCAGGGGCGCATCTATTACAGCCTGGAGAACTGGTACGCCCTCTTCTCGCTCCTGCCCTTCGCGTCGCGCTTCATCCCCATCTGGGAGGGCATGCTGGGCATCCGCGCCGCGGAAGGGGCTCCGGGCGGCCCCGGCCTCGCCACCCGCCTCCTCGCAGGTCCGCGGGCGCTGCGCATCGGGCTTCGCCTGCTGGGCGAGTTCCTGCGCCTGCGCCGCTCGATGGCTGCGCTGCTGGCGCGCTTCGAAGCGCTCAAATCGAATTTCGACGCGCGCCTCCAGACCGCTTCCCGGGGGGGCCTCGATGCGCTGCGGTCCCTCTACGACGACCTGGGCGCCCGCATGGTGGACGGCTGGGAGCTCACGCTCATCAACGACGGCTTCGCCTTCCTGTTCACGGCTCTGGCCCAGTGGTCCCTGCGCCGCCTCCTCCCGCCGGAGGCGGCCCTCGAGGCGTTCAACGGCCTGCTCTGCGGTCTGGCGGGCATGGCGAGCCTCCAGCCCGCCCGGGAAGCCATCCGCCTCGGGGAGCGGCTCCAGGATCATCCGGGCCTGCTCGCCGCGGCCCTGGCCGCCGCCGAGGCCCGGCTGGACCGGCTGCCGGCTGATGCCGCCACTTCACCGGAAGAGGCCTCGGCCATCGCAGACTTCAACACGGCGTTGGCTGACTACCTCCAGCGCTGCGGCTCCCGGACCTTCGAGGAACTCAAGCTGGAACGGCCCAGCCATGCCGAGGCCCCCTGGCTGCTGCTCCGCCAGGTCGCGGCCTGCGCCAGCCAGGGCCTGCGCGCCGCGGACATGGAGGCCCGCGAGGCCGCCATCCGCGCCCGGGCGGAGGGCCTGCTCGCCAGCGCCGGGCCCCGTCCAGTGACACGAGTCGTCTTCTCGTTCTGCCTGGCGCGGGCCAAGGCCTCGATCCTCCACCGGGAAGCCAGCCGCCTGAAGCGCGGCGAGTTCTACCGCATGGTCCGGCGGATCTTCCTGGCCGCCGGGGAGCGCCTGGCCCAGGAGGGTCTCCTCCACCAGGTCGACGACATCTTCTACCTGACGGTGGACGAGGCCTTCGGCGCGGCCACCCTCGGCGCAACCGCGCTCGAAGCGAAGGTCGCCACCAGGCGGGCCGAGCAGTCAGCCCAGGCGGCCCTGTCCCCGCCGGAGCGGATCGTCTGGAAGGGCAGCCTGGCCGAAGCCGAGCGGGTCCTGGCCACGACTCTGGGCGAGCCGGGATCCGGGGCCGGGGACGCGGCTGGATTCACCCTCTCCGGCCTGGGTTGCGCACCGGGCCAGGTCAGCGGCGGGGCCCTGGTGGTGGCGGATCCCGGCACGGTCACGGACGCCAGGGGAAAGGTCCTGGTGGCGCGGATGACGGACCCCGGCTGGGTGTTCCTCATGCTCCAGGCCCGGGGGCTCATCGTGGAGAAGGGCAGCCTGCTCTCGCACACCGCCATCATCGGCCGGGAGCTGGGCCTGCCGACCCTCGTGGGTGTCACGGACGCCGCCCGGCGGATCCGGAGCGGCGATCAGCTCAGCCTGGACTCGGGCCGCGGCACCGTCACGGTGCGACGGGGCTGA
- a CDS encoding ABC transporter ATP-binding protein — translation MAVVELAGVSRQFGEGEGRRLVLDRVDFQAEAGEIVLVLGPSGSGKTTLLTTLAGLTPPSSGQVRLFGRDLGGLHPDELQTLRARNIGFIFQNFLLIESLTGRENAELALRFAGWKAGPAAQRSREVFLSLGIPHLGECRAATMSHGEKQRVAAARAFGPSPGLILADEPTASLEFHQGQEVIRMLHEYIREGGRTAIVTSHDTRLAELADRVLSLQEGRLSPVAP, via the coding sequence ATGGCCGTGGTGGAACTCGCAGGCGTCTCCAGGCAGTTCGGCGAGGGCGAGGGCCGGCGGCTGGTCCTGGACCGCGTGGACTTCCAGGCGGAGGCCGGCGAGATCGTCCTCGTCCTGGGGCCCAGCGGGAGCGGGAAGACGACCCTGCTCACCACCCTTGCGGGGTTGACCCCGCCCTCCAGCGGGCAGGTGCGCCTCTTCGGGCGGGACCTCGGCGGCCTGCACCCGGATGAGCTGCAGACCCTGCGGGCCCGGAACATCGGCTTCATCTTCCAGAATTTCCTGCTCATCGAATCCCTGACGGGCCGCGAGAACGCCGAGCTGGCCCTGCGCTTCGCGGGCTGGAAGGCCGGGCCCGCCGCCCAGCGGAGCCGGGAGGTCTTCCTGAGCCTGGGCATCCCCCACCTCGGCGAGTGCCGCGCCGCGACCATGAGTCATGGCGAGAAGCAGCGCGTGGCCGCGGCCCGCGCCTTCGGGCCCTCGCCAGGCCTGATCCTGGCGGACGAGCCCACGGCCAGCCTGGAGTTCCACCAGGGCCAGGAGGTGATCCGCATGCTCCACGAGTACATCCGCGAAGGGGGCCGCACCGCCATCGTCACCAGCCATGACACGCGGCTGGCGGAGCTCGCCGACCGCGTGCTGTCGTTGCAGGAAGGTCGGCTCAGCCCCGTCGCACCGTGA
- a CDS encoding ABC transporter permease has protein sequence MRIRNPLLGEVGRFAMTVAAIGACTLMMVFLWATYQSVNAGAVDYIRRTRADIWMLQANATNIIRGSSIMTLEEGQAVLETKAVASASPVLLLLSSVKLQGRFYTLFLTGYRREAPTGGPPIIAAGRALAGDDEIVLDEVFARKHHLVLGQTLEIQGVPLQVVGLSRGTNAMVIQYAFVSLERAQGFIQLPGLISFVAIRIGPGETVPAVLQALRAAQPEMNFFSDAQFIENNVLEMQTGFLAFLFIITLMGALVLAVILALLLSLDILERRRDFVIMKALGAPRSYLRGLVAAKALLLGGCGGGLGLALFLPLRALVRVLAPELETQVYPAQMALVLAGVLVICLASALVATRRIAGFYALEAFRARGD, from the coding sequence ATGCGGATCCGGAACCCCCTGCTGGGCGAGGTCGGACGGTTCGCCATGACCGTGGCGGCCATCGGCGCCTGCACGCTGATGATGGTGTTCCTGTGGGCCACCTACCAGAGCGTCAACGCGGGGGCCGTGGATTACATCCGCCGCACCCGCGCCGACATCTGGATGCTGCAGGCCAACGCCACCAACATCATCCGCGGCTCCTCGATCATGACCCTGGAGGAGGGCCAGGCGGTCCTGGAGACGAAAGCCGTGGCCTCGGCCTCGCCCGTGCTGCTGCTGCTCTCGTCCGTGAAGCTGCAGGGGCGCTTCTACACCCTCTTCCTCACGGGCTACCGGCGCGAGGCGCCGACGGGAGGGCCGCCCATCATCGCGGCGGGAAGGGCCCTCGCGGGCGATGACGAAATCGTGCTGGACGAGGTGTTCGCCCGGAAACACCATCTGGTCCTGGGCCAGACCCTGGAGATCCAGGGCGTGCCGCTGCAGGTGGTGGGCCTGAGCCGCGGCACCAACGCCATGGTCATCCAGTACGCCTTCGTGAGCCTGGAGCGGGCCCAGGGCTTCATCCAGCTGCCGGGACTCATCTCCTTCGTGGCGATCCGGATCGGGCCGGGCGAGACGGTACCGGCGGTCCTGCAGGCCCTGCGTGCGGCCCAACCCGAGATGAACTTCTTCTCGGACGCCCAGTTCATCGAGAACAACGTGCTGGAGATGCAGACGGGCTTCCTGGCCTTCCTCTTCATCATCACGCTCATGGGCGCTCTGGTGCTCGCCGTCATCCTGGCGCTGCTGCTGTCGCTGGACATCCTGGAGCGCCGCCGGGACTTCGTGATCATGAAGGCCCTGGGCGCGCCGCGCAGCTACCTGCGGGGCCTGGTGGCGGCGAAGGCCCTGCTGCTCGGGGGTTGCGGCGGCGGCCTGGGGCTGGCCCTCTTCCTGCCGCTGCGGGCCCTGGTGCGCGTTCTGGCGCCGGAGCTGGAGACCCAGGTCTATCCGGCGCAGATGGCCCTCGTGCTGGCCGGCGTCCTGGTGATCTGCCTGGCCAGCGCCCTGGTCGCCACGCGCCGCATCGCGGGCTTCTACGCCCTTGAAGCCTTCCGGGCCAGGGGGGACTGA
- a CDS encoding sensor histidine kinase produces MAALTLMVSSALSGQRLPIKSFSASDGLPGGGINRIVRDSHGFLWFCSTEGIARFDGHDFVRFGADAGWPAHAVNDFLQARDGSCWIATSQGLFRLDMAVPGGPPTGGGRRVVPVSSRNLSVTCLFEDRTGVLWCGTHAGLFRVDRSPGPGSLRSINLGFPEKTTDDPIVTALAGKDGGGLWIGAGSGLYSLEPDGRVGRYTKADGLPDTWVRSLAVAGDGSFWVATRKGVGRLRLSAGASRLEVLETYTRGNGFPDLVSDVLLRTGEGKIIVGTGVGLSLIERAKVDSYGLDEGLEVPVLALAEGARGELWVGTDHGAQRWILDGLTTYVPSDRPFQRINSLLEDRTGALVAVTANDTLFKIRRMVGNRLLSSTLRMPPGSHRPGWGWHQPLLQDHLGAWWCATDQGLCRFEVTPSAAALPGARHARTYKVQQISGSGSDEVFAVFEDSRGDIWFSTVANPLNGLGRWVRAGDRIEGFNGKAGIPERPSLATAFAEDQAGNVWVAFNGAGLGRFRNGRFDLFTEADGIPACWIRSMMLDGSGRLWVACSRGGVRIIEDPTAAVPHVRAFTTDQGLAGNSIWSCVEDRWGRVYVGTGAGIDRVDLEHGRVLHLSEAQGLASGVPRAAIRDREGTLWFGLSGGLSRYVPPAPKPEQPPPIFLISLRVAGTARALPESGAPEWDLPDLPAGQNRIEVDFTSPGGLGGNTLRYQYRLRGVSDDWSRASLDRRVDLANLAPGHYHFQVRAMGEEGRTSDPPAEFRFTILPPLWIRWWFLTVAAGSLLGVAWLGYNYRLRHLLEVERIRTRIAADLHDDIGASLSRIAILSEVVKRRTPEDQPETARFLSEIAESSRDLVDSMAEIVWSINPKRDDLQHLLARIGQFASASLQAKDIRWTMTLPPDPAKVKLTPEQRRGMYLILKEAINNALKHSGCRSMNLQVALGQGRLTAQIRDDGSGLPPEPPGSESTGSQRGRGLINMQVRAHDIGGHLDVASGPEGTTIRLDLPFRGGA; encoded by the coding sequence GTGGCAGCCCTCACCCTGATGGTGTCTTCCGCCCTGAGCGGACAACGGCTCCCCATCAAGAGCTTCTCGGCCTCCGATGGATTGCCCGGGGGAGGGATCAATCGCATTGTCCGGGACTCGCACGGGTTTCTCTGGTTCTGCAGCACCGAAGGCATCGCCCGATTCGATGGCCATGACTTCGTCCGCTTCGGGGCAGACGCTGGCTGGCCCGCCCATGCGGTGAACGACTTCCTCCAGGCCCGGGACGGCAGCTGCTGGATCGCCACCAGCCAGGGCCTGTTCCGGCTGGACATGGCCGTGCCAGGGGGACCGCCGACCGGCGGTGGGCGGCGGGTCGTGCCCGTCTCCTCCAGAAACCTGTCGGTCACCTGCCTCTTCGAGGACCGGACCGGTGTGCTGTGGTGCGGCACCCACGCCGGCCTCTTCCGGGTGGATCGTTCGCCCGGCCCGGGCTCCCTGAGGTCCATCAACCTGGGCTTCCCGGAGAAAACCACGGACGATCCCATCGTCACCGCCCTGGCCGGCAAGGATGGCGGTGGCCTCTGGATCGGGGCCGGCAGCGGGCTCTACAGTCTGGAACCGGACGGCCGCGTGGGTCGCTATACCAAGGCCGATGGCCTGCCGGACACCTGGGTCCGCAGCTTGGCGGTCGCCGGTGACGGCAGCTTCTGGGTGGCCACCCGCAAGGGCGTCGGCCGGCTGAGGCTGTCCGCCGGGGCTTCCAGGCTTGAGGTCCTCGAAACATACACCCGCGGGAACGGCTTCCCGGACCTCGTGAGCGACGTTCTCCTCCGCACGGGGGAAGGCAAGATCATCGTGGGCACAGGCGTGGGCCTGAGCCTCATCGAGCGCGCCAAGGTGGACAGCTATGGCCTGGACGAGGGGCTGGAGGTCCCAGTGCTTGCCTTGGCCGAGGGCGCCCGCGGGGAGCTCTGGGTCGGGACCGATCACGGCGCCCAGCGCTGGATTCTGGATGGGCTGACCACCTACGTGCCCAGTGACCGGCCGTTTCAGCGGATCAATTCCCTCCTGGAGGACCGGACGGGTGCCTTGGTGGCGGTCACGGCCAATGACACCCTTTTCAAGATCCGCCGGATGGTGGGCAACCGGCTGCTTTCCAGTACCCTGCGCATGCCTCCGGGCAGCCACCGACCGGGCTGGGGCTGGCACCAGCCTCTGCTCCAGGACCACCTGGGAGCCTGGTGGTGTGCCACGGACCAGGGACTCTGCCGGTTCGAGGTCACCCCCAGCGCGGCGGCCCTCCCGGGGGCCAGGCATGCCAGGACCTACAAGGTCCAGCAGATCTCCGGCTCGGGCTCCGACGAAGTCTTCGCGGTATTCGAGGACAGCCGCGGCGACATCTGGTTCTCCACCGTCGCCAACCCCCTCAACGGCCTGGGCCGCTGGGTGCGGGCCGGCGACAGGATCGAGGGTTTCAACGGCAAGGCGGGCATTCCCGAACGGCCTTCCCTGGCCACGGCCTTCGCGGAGGACCAGGCGGGGAACGTCTGGGTCGCCTTCAACGGAGCAGGACTGGGCCGCTTCAGGAATGGTCGGTTCGACCTCTTCACCGAGGCGGATGGGATCCCGGCCTGCTGGATCCGCTCGATGATGCTGGATGGCAGCGGGCGGCTCTGGGTGGCCTGCTCCAGGGGCGGCGTCCGCATCATCGAGGATCCCACCGCGGCCGTGCCGCACGTCCGCGCCTTCACCACCGACCAGGGACTGGCGGGCAATTCCATCTGGAGTTGCGTGGAGGATCGCTGGGGCCGGGTTTACGTGGGCACCGGGGCCGGGATCGACCGGGTTGATCTGGAGCACGGGCGGGTCCTGCACCTGTCCGAGGCCCAGGGGCTGGCCTCTGGCGTCCCGCGGGCGGCCATCCGGGACCGGGAAGGCACCTTGTGGTTCGGCCTCAGCGGCGGATTGTCCCGCTACGTCCCGCCCGCGCCGAAGCCCGAGCAGCCACCCCCGATCTTCCTGATTTCGCTCCGGGTGGCAGGAACGGCCAGAGCGCTTCCTGAATCAGGTGCCCCGGAGTGGGACCTGCCGGACCTTCCCGCCGGCCAGAACCGCATCGAGGTGGATTTCACCAGCCCTGGAGGCCTGGGTGGGAACACCCTCCGCTACCAGTATCGGCTGCGAGGGGTATCGGACGACTGGAGCAGGGCCAGCCTGGACCGCAGGGTGGATCTGGCCAACCTCGCCCCCGGCCACTACCACTTCCAGGTCCGGGCCATGGGTGAGGAAGGCAGGACCAGCGACCCTCCCGCCGAATTCCGCTTCACGATCCTTCCCCCCCTCTGGATACGCTGGTGGTTCCTCACGGTCGCCGCAGGCTCCCTTCTCGGGGTTGCCTGGCTTGGCTACAACTACCGGCTCAGGCACCTGCTGGAGGTGGAGCGCATCCGCACCCGGATCGCCGCCGATCTCCACGACGACATCGGCGCCAGCCTCTCCCGCATCGCCATTCTCAGCGAGGTGGTGAAACGGCGCACGCCGGAGGACCAGCCGGAGACGGCTCGTTTCCTCTCGGAGATCGCCGAGTCGTCGCGCGACCTGGTGGATTCCATGGCCGAGATCGTGTGGTCGATCAACCCCAAGCGGGACGACCTCCAGCACCTGCTGGCCCGCATCGGGCAGTTCGCCTCCGCCTCGCTCCAGGCGAAGGACATCCGCTGGACGATGACCCTGCCGCCGGATCCCGCCAAGGTGAAGCTCACGCCCGAGCAACGCCGGGGCATGTACCTCATCCTGAAGGAGGCCATCAACAACGCGCTCAAGCACTCCGGATGCCGCTCCATGAACCTGCAGGTGGCCCTGGGGCAGGGTCGGCTCACCGCCCAGATCCGGGACGACGGCTCCGGCCTGCCCCCCGAACCGCCGGGATCGGAGTCCACGGGATCCCAGCGGGGGCGGGGGCTCATCAACATGCAGGTCCGC